The Ornithinimicrobium sufpigmenti genome includes the window CCCTGTGTGACGTCATACCCGGACCACGGCCTGGCAGCGCCCGAGCACCTTCTCCCCGTCGCAGGTGGCCGTGATCGCGATCGTCTCGGTGCCGGCCTCCTCGTCCTTCTTGGTCACCGTGCCCACCACCAAGACCTCGACGGTCTCCCCCTCGGGCACGACCACCATGCCGGTGAACCGGGTCTGGCAGGACAGCACGCGAGCCGGGTCGCCGCCGACGTAGGCGGTGACGACGTCCAGCGCTGCCCCCATGGTCCACATGCCGTGCGCGATGACGTCCGGGAGGCCGACGGAGCGGGCGACGTCTGCGTCCTGGTGGATGGGGTTCTGGTCGTCCGAGGCGTCGGCGTAGGCGACGAGCCGGGCCCGGTCGACGGTGACGGTGCGGGTCAGTGCGGCAGGGTCGGTGGCGGGCACGCTCATGAGCCCTCCCCTCGCACGACGATCGTGGACCGCACGGTGGTCACCGGCCGTCCCTCGTCGTCGGCGAGCTCGACCCGGGTGGAGACCATCCCGCTGCCCCCGGCCTCGCGCATCCGGTCCACGTGCAGCACCCCGGTGAGGACGTCACCGGCGACGATCGGGCGGTGGTGGACGAAGGCTTCCTCCCCGTGCACCACCCGGGCGAAGTCGATGCCGGCCGCGGGATCGCCGATGAGCTGGGCCTCGCACTGCTGGGCCAGGCGCACCGCGAAGGTGGTGGGCGCGACGACGTCGCGGTAGCCCAGGGCCTGCGCCGCGGCCTGGTCGTGGTGGGCCACGCCGGTCGCGCCGATCGCCTCGGCGAAGGCGACGATCTCCTCGCGGCTGACGGTGAACGGGCCGGCGGGCGGGTACTCCCGGCCGGCGTAGTCCGGGTTGATGGGCATGCCGGCCAGACTATCGGTGGAGTCGCGCTGCGATGACGGCGTCCTGCGTTCCGGGTCCTGCACTTCTCGCGCTCTGACACCTGGACCGCAGGACCCAGACCGCAGGACCGCACAACGACGAAGGCCGCCACCCGGAGGGGTGACGGCCTGCGTGGTCGAGCCTCGCGTCAGCGGGTCTCGCGGTGTGCGGTGTGCTTGCCGCAGCGCGGGCAGAACTTCGCCATCTCGAGCCGGTCGGGGTTGTTCCGCCGGTTCTTCTTGGTGATGTAGTTGCGCTCCTTGCACTCCGTGCACGCCATGGTGATCTTGGGGCGGATGTCAGCTGACTTGCTGGCCACGGTTGCAACCTGCTCTCGGATTCGGGATGGATCTGCGGGTGGTAGCGGGAGCGGGGCTCGATCCCGCGACCTCACGATTATGAGTCGTGCGCTCTAACCAGCTGAGCTATCCCGCCTCGGGAGGCGACCCAGGTGGGCCAGCCTGCCAGAGCCCCCAAACGGAATCGAACCGTTGACCTTCTCCTTACCATGGAGACGCTCTACCGACTGAGCTATAGGGGCCAGCTGTGAATCCTGCACGGGCCGAGGGCCCCGCAGGCAGCGAGAAGCAACTTTACACGGGCGTCGCGGCGGAGACAAAATCGCTGACGCAGGCCCGGGACCGGGCCCGGAATCGAGCTCGGAACCACCCTAGGCATCAGGGCTGCGGATCAGGCTGCGCATCGGACTCGCGATCCGTCCGTCGAACCGACTGGGGGCCTGACTGGGGATCCGTCTGTGGATCAAGCAGCAGCTGCAGCGCCGCACGGTGCCGCCGGTAGGCCTGCCGCCCCTCCGCGGTGCTGGCGTAGGTGGTGGTCGCCCCAGGCCCGCGCCCCGACTTGGCCACCGTCAGGTACCCGGCATCCGCCAGTGCGGTCATCTGCTTGGACAGGTCTGAGTCACTGAGCCCCAGGCGGGCCCGCACGTAGCCGAAGTCGACGCTCTCGGCCGAGTTCAGCAGCGCCAGCGCCGCCAGCCTCTTGGGTGCGTTCAGCACAGGGTCGAGGGCGGACAGCGGCGAGGTCACCGCAGCCGCTCCCGCACCTCTGCCGCGGCGCGCGGGTAGAGCCACCGCCCGTAGAGGGAATGCACCAGCGCCGTCGCGCATGCCGCCGCGATGACACCAGCGAGCCACCCGAGCAGCCACCACAGCACCGCAGCGACGACCCCGGCGGCCACCAGCCCGAGCAGGAACAGTCGGTGCGCAGCCCTCACTTCCGGCGGCGCCTCGGTCATGCGGGGCCATACTCCCCACCGGCGACGCAGGCCGGCGACCATGGCGATCTGCAGCACGATGAGGGCTGCGAGCACCGCGGAGGCCTCGCTCGACCGGCCCTGCGCGTACAGGTGGACCACCACGGCCAGGGCGCCCCACAGCAGCCCTGCCACGGCTTCGTACCACCACGGGGTCTTCGGACGGTCGACGAACGGTGAGGCCGCGGCCCGGTCCGCCTCTCGGAGCAGCTCAGAACTTTCCATACTGGAAACTCTACCCAGAGCTTTCCGTCTGCGCAAGTACTCTGCCGCGCGCGGGCCACCGCGACTCAGGGTCGAGGACCCACCTGCATCGTCATGTGCACCCGCTCACCGTCGCGGGAGGTGACGGCGAGGTCGCCGCCCGCGAGCTGCATACCGCCCCGGAGCACCACCGTGGACGGCAGCAGGACCGGCTTGACGAACTGCGCGTCGATCCCGCACGCCTCCGGCAGGCGCGGCTGCACCGCCGCGAGCGCCCGGGCGTGGGTCCACATACCGTGCGCGATGGCGCGGGGGAAGCCGAGCGCCTTCGCTGTGGGGGCCGTCAGGTGGATCGGGTTGGCGTCGCCGGAGACCTTCGCGTAGTCGCGGCCCAGGTCCTTGGGCAGGCGCCAGGTGGCCAGCTCGGTCCGCGGTATGTCGTGCCGCTCACCAGAAGACGCCTCGGCAGCGTTCTCGTCGCCCTGGCCGCGGACCAGGTAGGTCGACCGTCCCTCCCAGACCACCTCGTCCCCGACCCGGGCCTCCCCGTGCAGGTCGACGGTGTGGCCCTTGCGGTGCGGGGCCAGGCCGTCGGCCCAGGAGGACAGGGTGAGGATCTCGTCGACGGTCACCGACCGATGTTGGGTCATCGCGTTGGCGACGTGGACCATGCCCATCATCGGGAACGGGAAGGCCCGGTCGGCCATCAGCTGGACCTGCAGCGGGAAGGTCAGCACGTGCAGCCAGGTGGTGGGCAGCCGGTCGGACAGCGTGGCGCCGATGACCTCGCAGTAGTCGGCCAGGCGCCGGACGTCCTGCTCGACGCCGGTGAGCATCACCCGGCGCCGCGGGAGGCTGCCCCGTGCGCCGGGTCGTCCGCGGCTGGTCGCGACCGCCTTGGCGAAGAGCGGTGCGATGCGCGGGGTGGCGTCGAGGAGGTGGACGTCCAGGTCAGCGGCGGGTCCGTCCTGCGGGTGGGGGGCGGGAGTGGTGTCGGTCATGCTCATGCTCCCAGCTGGGACTGGCCGCAGACGCGCAGCACCTGGCCGGTGACGGCGGCGGAGGCGGGTTGGGAGAGGTAGCCGATCGCCTCGGCGACGTCGACCGGACGGCCACCCTGCTGCAGGGAGTTGATCCGGCGGGCCACCTCGCGGGTGCCCATCGGCATCCGGGCGGTCATCTCGGTCTCGATGAAGCCGGGGGCGACCGCGTTGACGGTGATGCCGCGCTCGGCCAGCCTGGGGTCGGCGCTCATGGCGCGGACCAGCCCGATGACGCCGGCCTTGGAGGCGGCGTAGTTGGTCTGGCCGCGGTTGCCGGCGATGCCGGAGGTGGAGGCGACGCCGATGATCCGGCCGCCGTCGTCCAGGCCGCCGGGCAGGTCCGGGTCGAGCAGGACGTCGTTGATGCGGATCTGGGCGGCCAGGTTGACCTCCAGGACGCTGGCCCACCGCTCCTCGTCGGTGTTGGCCAGCAGCTTGTCGCGGGTGATCCCGGCGTTGTGCACGATGGTGTGGATCCGGGCGGCGTCGCCGAACCGCTGGGCCACGTGGGCAGCGATCCGCTGGCCGGCGTCGGGTGCGGTGATGTCCAGCTGCAGGGCGGTGCCGCCGATGCGGTTGGTCACCGCGGTCAGCCCCTCGCCGCCGGCGGGGACGTCGACCGCCACGACGAGGGCGCCGTCCCGGGCGTAGGTCTCGGCGATGGCGGCACCGATCCCACGGCCCGCGCCGGTCACGACGACCACCTGGCCCTCGAACGGGCGGGGGGTGGTGAGGTCGTCGACCGCGACCGGGCTGGTGGCGGCGCCGACGTGCAGGACCTGGCCGGAGACGTAGGCGGACCGTCCCTCGAGGAGGAAGGACAGCGTGGAGCCCAGGTCCGCCGCAGTGGTCGGGGTGCCGGTGAACAGGTCGACCCGCACCAGGTTGGCGGTGGCGCCCGCCCGCAGCTCCTTGCCGACGCTGCGGACGATGCCCTCCAGCGCCTGCTGGGCCGCGACGGCCGTCGGCGCGCCGGAGGTCTCCGGCTCGACGCCGACGACGATGACGCGGCCCGAGGTCTCCAGTCCCTTCATCGCCGGCCGCAGGAGCCCGCGCACCGACTCCAGGTCGGCGATCGAGGTCACCTGGGTGGCGTCGACGACCAGGGCACCGATCGTGGCGGGGTACGGGGCCGGCACCTCGCGGGTGCGGCCCTTGTCGTCGGTCTGGCTCACCCGGGTGTCCGGGGTGTCGACGAGGGCGTCCTGGGGCTCGACGCCCAGCAGGCCGAGCGCGTCCCGGACCAGGTGGGCCGCACCCCCTGCTCCCCCGGCCACGCCGAGCACGACCGGCCCGGTCGGCAGCGCGCGACCGCGGCGCAGCCTGGCCGCCTGCGGCACGCCCAGCTGCTTGGCCAGCGGGTTGGTGGTCAGCATCTGCATGAGGTCGGCCATGGTCAGCACCCTTCCAGGATCGCGACGACACCCTGGCCGCCGGCAGCACAGATCGAGATGAGGCCACGGCTCCCCGGGCCCTTCTCGTGCAGCATCTTGGCCAGCGTGGCCACGATGCGCCCGCCGGTCGCGGCGAACGGGTGGCCGGCGGCCAGCGAGGAGCCGTTGACGTTGAGCCTGCTGCGGTCGAGGGAACCCAGGGGGGCCTCGAGGCCGAGCCGCTCCCGGCAGTACTCCTCCGACTCCCAGGCCCTCAGCACGCTGAGGACGGTGGAGGCGAAGGCCTCGTGGATCTCGTAGTAGTCGAAGTCCTGCAGGGTCAGGCCCTGGCGCGCCAGGAGGCGTGGCACGGCATACGCACCGGCCATCAGGAGCCCTTCCTCACCGGAGACGTAGTCCACGGCGGCGACCTCGGCGTCGACGAACCGGGCCAGCTGCGGGAGCCGGTGCGCCTCGGCCCAGTCCGGCGATCCCAGCAGCACCACCGCCGCACCGTCGGAGAGGGGGGTGGAGTTGCCGGCGGTCATCGTCGCGCCCTCGCCCTTGCCGAAGACCGGGGAGAGCGTGGCCAGCTTCTCCACCGAGGTGTCGGGCCGCAGACCCTGGTCGCGGGAGAGCTTGAGGAAGCTGGTGGCGAGGTCGTCGAAGAAGCCGGAGTCCCAGGCGCGGGCCAGGTTGTGGTGGCTCGCGGCGGCCAGCTCGTCCTGGGCCTCGCGGGTGATGCCCCACTCCTTGGTGGTGCGGGCCTGGTGCTCGCCCATCGACAGGCCGGTGCGCGGCTCGGAGTTGCGCGGGGTCTCGGGTGCGAGGTCGCCGGGTCGGATGGTGGCCAGGGCCTTGATCCGCTGCATGGGTGACCTGGCGGCGTTGGCCTTGATCAGCGCCTTGCGCAGACCCTCCCCCACGGCGATCGGGGCGTCGCTGGCGGAGTCGACGCCGCCGGCGACGGCGGAGTCGATCTGACCGAGCTTGATCTTGTTGGCGACCTGGATGACGGTCTCCAGGCCGGTGCCGCAGGCCTGGGTCAGGTCATAGGCCGGGGTCGTCGGCGACAGGGCCGAGCCGAGCACGGCCTCGCGGGTCAGGTTGAAGTCACGGGAGTGCTTGAGCACGGCGCCGGCCGCCACCTCACCGACCTGCTGACCGGCCAGCCCGAAGCGGGCCACCAGCCCGTCCAGGGCGGCGGTGAGCATGGCCTGGTTGGAGGCTGCGGCATACGCGCCCCCGGCCTTGCCGAAGGGGATCCGGTTGCCGCCGACGACGACGGCGTCTCGCACGGTGGGCTGGTCGGGCATCGGGTGCTCCTTGGCTATGCAGGGAAAATCGATCGGCATGTATCCGATACCGACTGTAGCCGATACGAGGTGTACCCGGTACCCTGACGCTATGAGGTCACCTGGCCAGTCCCCCACGATCCTGCCCAACGGTGCTCGCGACGGTCGCGACATGCGTTGGGAGGCGCACCGGGCCAAGCGGCGCCGGCAGCTGGTGGAGGCTGCCCTCAAGGCGATCCGCAAGCACGGCGCGGGTGTGGGCATGGACGAGATCGCAGCCACGGCGGGCACCAGCAAGACCGTGCTCTACCGGCACCTGGGCGACCGGTCCGGGCTCTACCACGCGGTCGTGGCCTCGGTCGACGAGACCATCCTGGCCGACCTGGCGGCGGCCCGGGAGAGCGGCGAGGACGTCGTCAGCCGGATCGCCGCGATGGTCAGCTCCTACCTGCACATGGTGGAGCGCGACCCGGCGATCTACCGGTTCGTCATGACCCGGCCCCTGGAGACGACCGAGGGCGACCCCAGCGACCCCATCCGACAGATCACCGGGCACATCGGTGAGCAGCTGACGCAGGTGCTGCACCAGCACCTGTCCACGACCGGACGGGCCGCCGAGGCCGACCTGCTGGCCCCGGTATGGGGTCACGGCATCGTCGGCCTCGTGCGCTCCGCGGCGGACCAGTGGCTGACCCGCACGCCACACAGCACGGGCACCCCCACCCCGACCGTCGACGACGTCACCCACGCCGTCGTGGCCCTGATCCGCCCGGCCCTGAGCCACCCTGCACCGGAAGACCCGGACCCGGGGGCGCCTGTCCGCGCAGACCGGGCCAGCCCCATACCGAGCCCCACACCTGAGCCGCACCCGAGCAAAGGACGATGATGACCACCCAGACCCCCACCCACCAGACCCGCCCGCGCACCGATGTGGAGATGCCGGCCGCAGCCTCCGCCGCCGCCACCTCGGCGACCCACCCCGAGCAGCTCACCGAGCTGGGTGAGGCGCTGCGCGAGGCCACCGGCGGCCGCTACGGGCAGGTCCGCGCGCTGGCCAGGGCCACCGTCCCCGCCGAGCTCATGGTGCGCGACCCCGCGCAGAGCATGGCGCAGGCCCGCGAGTGGACGCGGCACACCCTCAAGGAGCTGGTCGACCTCGGCATGGCCGGCAGCGGCTTCCCGGTCGAGCAGGGCGGGCTGGACGACCTCGGCCGCTCCTGCGTCGACTTCGAGATGACCGCGCACGGCGACCTCTCGACCACGGTCAAGAGCGGCGTCCACTTCGGCCTCTTCGGTGGAGCGGTCACCTCGCTGGGCACGCAGTGGCATCACGAGCAGTTCCTGCCCGCCAACCTGGCCATGGAGGAGATCGGCTGCTACGCGATGACCGAGTTCGGGCACGGCTCGGACGTCGCCTCGTTGGAGACGACGATCACCTACGACGGGCAGACCGACGAGCTGGTCGTGCACTCCCCCACCCCGTCCTCGGTCAAGACCTACATCGGTGCCGCGGCGGAGGACGCGCGGATCGCGGCCGTCTACGGCCAGCTCATCGTCGACGGCCAGGGCCAGGGCGTGCACGTGGCCCTGGTGCCGGTGCGGGACGAGGCCGGCGCCCCCCTGCCCGGGGTGACGCTGGGCGACAACGGGCACAAGGGCGGCCTGCTGGGGGTGGACAACGGCACGATCGCCTTCGACCAG containing:
- a CDS encoding MaoC/PaaZ C-terminal domain-containing protein, coding for MSVPATDPAALTRTVTVDRARLVAYADASDDQNPIHQDADVARSVGLPDVIAHGMWTMGAALDVVTAYVGGDPARVLSCQTRFTGMVVVPEGETVEVLVVGTVTKKDEEAGTETIAITATCDGEKVLGRCQAVVRV
- a CDS encoding FAS1-like dehydratase domain-containing protein; the encoded protein is MPINPDYAGREYPPAGPFTVSREEIVAFAEAIGATGVAHHDQAAAQALGYRDVVAPTTFAVRLAQQCEAQLIGDPAAGIDFARVVHGEEAFVHHRPIVAGDVLTGVLHVDRMREAGGSGMVSTRVELADDEGRPVTTVRSTIVVRGEGS
- the rpmG gene encoding 50S ribosomal protein L33, which codes for MASKSADIRPKITMACTECKERNYITKKNRRNNPDRLEMAKFCPRCGKHTAHRETR
- a CDS encoding transcriptional regulator, which gives rise to MTSPLSALDPVLNAPKRLAALALLNSAESVDFGYVRARLGLSDSDLSKQMTALADAGYLTVAKSGRGPGATTTYASTAEGRQAYRRHRAALQLLLDPQTDPQSGPQSVRRTDRESDAQPDPQP
- a CDS encoding MaoC/PaaZ C-terminal domain-containing protein; translation: MSMTDTTPAPHPQDGPAADLDVHLLDATPRIAPLFAKAVATSRGRPGARGSLPRRRVMLTGVEQDVRRLADYCEVIGATLSDRLPTTWLHVLTFPLQVQLMADRAFPFPMMGMVHVANAMTQHRSVTVDEILTLSSWADGLAPHRKGHTVDLHGEARVGDEVVWEGRSTYLVRGQGDENAAEASSGERHDIPRTELATWRLPKDLGRDYAKVSGDANPIHLTAPTAKALGFPRAIAHGMWTHARALAAVQPRLPEACGIDAQFVKPVLLPSTVVLRGGMQLAGGDLAVTSRDGERVHMTMQVGPRP
- a CDS encoding 3-oxoacyl-ACP reductase, whose protein sequence is MADLMQMLTTNPLAKQLGVPQAARLRRGRALPTGPVVLGVAGGAGGAAHLVRDALGLLGVEPQDALVDTPDTRVSQTDDKGRTREVPAPYPATIGALVVDATQVTSIADLESVRGLLRPAMKGLETSGRVIVVGVEPETSGAPTAVAAQQALEGIVRSVGKELRAGATANLVRVDLFTGTPTTAADLGSTLSFLLEGRSAYVSGQVLHVGAATSPVAVDDLTTPRPFEGQVVVVTGAGRGIGAAIAETYARDGALVVAVDVPAGGEGLTAVTNRIGGTALQLDITAPDAGQRIAAHVAQRFGDAARIHTIVHNAGITRDKLLANTDEERWASVLEVNLAAQIRINDVLLDPDLPGGLDDGGRIIGVASTSGIAGNRGQTNYAASKAGVIGLVRAMSADPRLAERGITVNAVAPGFIETEMTARMPMGTREVARRINSLQQGGRPVDVAEAIGYLSQPASAAVTGQVLRVCGQSQLGA
- a CDS encoding acetyl-CoA C-acetyltransferase translates to MPDQPTVRDAVVVGGNRIPFGKAGGAYAAASNQAMLTAALDGLVARFGLAGQQVGEVAAGAVLKHSRDFNLTREAVLGSALSPTTPAYDLTQACGTGLETVIQVANKIKLGQIDSAVAGGVDSASDAPIAVGEGLRKALIKANAARSPMQRIKALATIRPGDLAPETPRNSEPRTGLSMGEHQARTTKEWGITREAQDELAAASHHNLARAWDSGFFDDLATSFLKLSRDQGLRPDTSVEKLATLSPVFGKGEGATMTAGNSTPLSDGAAVVLLGSPDWAEAHRLPQLARFVDAEVAAVDYVSGEEGLLMAGAYAVPRLLARQGLTLQDFDYYEIHEAFASTVLSVLRAWESEEYCRERLGLEAPLGSLDRSRLNVNGSSLAAGHPFAATGGRIVATLAKMLHEKGPGSRGLISICAAGGQGVVAILEGC
- a CDS encoding TetR/AcrR family transcriptional regulator, encoding MRSPGQSPTILPNGARDGRDMRWEAHRAKRRRQLVEAALKAIRKHGAGVGMDEIAATAGTSKTVLYRHLGDRSGLYHAVVASVDETILADLAAARESGEDVVSRIAAMVSSYLHMVERDPAIYRFVMTRPLETTEGDPSDPIRQITGHIGEQLTQVLHQHLSTTGRAAEADLLAPVWGHGIVGLVRSAADQWLTRTPHSTGTPTPTVDDVTHAVVALIRPALSHPAPEDPDPGAPVRADRASPIPSPTPEPHPSKGR